In one window of Archocentrus centrarchus isolate MPI-CPG fArcCen1 chromosome 11, fArcCen1, whole genome shotgun sequence DNA:
- the LOC115788679 gene encoding XK-related protein 8-like, whose translation MSGTEAEFKYCSRDFLFTCVGLLLFLLDIGLDMLAAVSLYHEKAYVYFSLLLLFLFGSSVLVQVYSWLWYSYDEFKMKTKIEKVPSMSQLKVLHVFQLGIFLRYAGVMEKSVQSLYKKRADAEGVAKFLRQDLRILRFVETFSESAPQLALMLTIILREGRLDPVTVLKAVGSTLAIASFLTTYHHSVRSFLCEKEKHHIISLVLYFSWNLLLISSRLAALALFASVLPCFIFTHFICSWLVLFFFAWRSKTDFMDGPGGEWLYRATVGLIWYFDWFNVTEGNTRNRTVLYHGFMLADISVLCGVWCWRMSTDPPEFVVQPLHALITAVCVAGVYVLGLLLKVIYYKCFHPNLDGDQLKGASTEQQPEYELTGQNKEEHPEDGVGVHRSVTPPAHCHKRMRKLALNFYS comes from the exons TATTGTTCCTGCTCGATATCGGGTTGGATATGTTGGCTGCCGTGTCCCTCTACCACGAAAAAGCCTATGTGTActtcagcctcctgctgctgttcctcTTTGGCTCCTCGGTGCTGGTTCAGGTGTACAGCTGGCTCTGGTACAGCTACGATGAGTTTAAGATGAAGACAAAGATCGAGAAGGTGCCGAGCATGAGCCAGCTCAAGGTGCTGCATGTTTTCCAGCTGGGAATCTTCTTAAG GTATGCAGGAGTCATGGAGAAGTCTGTACAGAGTTTGTATAAAAAGCGCGCTGATGCTGAGGGCGTAGCCAAGTTCCTGCGGCAGGATCTGCGCATTTTACGCTTCGTTGAGACGTTTTCAGAGAGCGCGCCACAGCTCGCACTCATGCTCACCATCATTCTGCGAGAGGGCCGGCTGGATCCTGTGACAG tgCTGAAGGCCGTCGGCTCAACTTTAGCAATCGCCTCCTTTTTGACCACCTACCATCACTCGGTGCGCTCCTTCCTGTGCGAGAAGGAAAAACATCACATAATCTCTTTGGTTTTATACTTCTCCTGGAACCTGCTGCTCATCTCGTCTCGCCTCGCCGCCCTCGCTCTGTTTGCCTCCGTGCTGCCCTGCTTCATCTTCACCCACTTCATCTGCTCCTGGCTGGTTTTATTCTTCTTTGCTTGGCGATCCAAGACGGACTTCATGGATGGTCCTGGTGGAGAATGGCTGTATCGAGCCACTGTGGGCCTCATTTGGTATTTTGACTGGTTTAATGTGACTGAGGGGAACACGAGGAACAGGACTGTGCTCTATCACGGGTTCATGCTGGCTGATATCTCCGTCCTCTGTGGTGTGTGGTGCTGGAGGATGAGCACAGATCCTCCTGAATTTGTGGTACAACCCTTGCATGCTTTaattacagctgtgtgtgttgctggAGTTTACGTTCTCGGTCTGTTACTTAAAGTTATTTATTATAAGTGCTTCCATCCAAACCTTGACGGAGACCAGCTGAAAGGGGCCAGCACAGAGCAGCAACCTGAGTATGAGCTGACAGGACAAAACAAAGAGGAGCACCCTGAAGATGGGGTGGGAGTTCATAGGTCAGTAACCCCACCAGCACACTGCCATAAAAGAATGAGGAAGCTGGCCCTGAACTTCTACTCCTGA